GGAAAAGATCAGCCTCTCTTCTCAATTCTTCAATGTCACCGCTATTTATAAATTCAAGAATCAAGACCTAACCCCGGGAGCTTAACCGTGGTGATGATCACAATCTCCATTTCCTGAACCATGTTCATGAGTACAGGAACTTTCGCCAGCAATGAGAGTCCCTTTCTGTAATTGTTCAATAACTGCATCAATTGGTCCTTCTGCACCAAGATAGACATCAATCCCTACTTCTTGAAAGAGATTTTGTGCCCGAGGGCCCATGCCTCCGGCTACGATCGCATTAACTCCACCTTTATGAAGATATTGAGGCAGAAATCCTGGTTCATGACCGGGATTCTCAATAACTTCTTGAGCTAAAACTTTCCCATCTTCTAAATCAATAATAGTATAGGAAGTGCAACGACCAAAATGAGGTGATACCTGGTCTCCATCGGTTGATATCGCAATTCTTTTCATTAAAAAACCTCCAATACTAGGGTATGAAGAGAGAGGGAGACCCCTCTCTCCTTTTTATTCTACATATTATCTTTTGGGGCGCTTTTCTGAAGTTCTTCAATTCGCTTATCGATTTGTTCCAGCTGTTGTTTGAGAATTTCAGCCTGTTCTTTTAATACTTCTGCTTCTTCCTGTGGACTTGTTGGCGGTGGAACATTTCCCCAAGCAGGTCCAAATGGCGGATTATAATATTGGGCTCTTGCCCATCCGGGAAATCCGGTAGCGTAATACCAATGTCGCCACCCACGACCGCCCCCACGGCCAAACCAACCACGTCCAAATCCAAATCTTCCAAATGTTGGATTCATGTATCCTGGTACATCATAACCAGCACAATATCCAGCTGCTCTCCCCGTCATGGGCCCCATGCCCATTGGTCCGGTTCCATCTCCTCTTGGCATATCAAAATACCTCCTTTATTCAATCAATAATAATTGCCTCTCGGTGAATAATAATATCCCATTGGTCCTACTAAAGGATAACCATACTGGACTCTTGCCCATCCGGGAAATCCGGTAGCGTAATACCAATGTCGCCACCCACGACCTCTCCCCCGACCAAACCGACCCAGAAAACGTCCACCGAAATACCTAGGTGAACCTCCTAACCAAAACTGGTTACGATGTGGGCCAAGAGAGGTTACACAATAACCTCTTCCCCATCCGGTCATCGGTCCTAAACTCAAAGGTCCGGTGCCATCAAATCCGGGCATTTCATACACCTCACTTTTATTACTATTGAAAACCATTTTCATTAATTAGAGAAAAAAATTTATGGTTTATTTATCTGACAGTTTTCACATAAACCATAAAATTGAATAAGATGCTTGTGAATCTGGAAGTGGTATTTCTTAGAAAGGCCTTTTTCAGTTCGATTCAGCAACTCTTTTTCTTCATCAATAAAGTCGGTATAATCTACTATTCGACCACAGCTGATACAAACCAAATGATGGTGATGATGATAACCATCCGGTCCCTCCGAAAGTTCGTACCGTGTACGACCGTCACCAAAATCAAATTTATAAACAATTCCCATATTCACTAAAATTTCTAAAGTCCGGTAAACTGTAGTGAGCCCAATATTATCATTATTAAATTTTTGTCGAAGGCTAAGATAAATATCCTCCGCACTGGGGTGGGTAGTTGTTTTACTGAGAATATCGATAATTGCCAAACGTGGTGAGGTCAATCGCAAACCTGCTCCTT
The nucleotide sequence above comes from Candidatus Atribacteria bacterium ADurb.Bin276. Encoded proteins:
- a CDS encoding Dinitrogenase iron-molybdenum cofactor — translated: MKRIAISTDGDQVSPHFGRCTSYTIIDLEDGKVLAQEVIENPGHEPGFLPQYLHKGGVNAIVAGGMGPRAQNLFQEVGIDVYLGAEGPIDAVIEQLQKGTLIAGESSCTHEHGSGNGDCDHHHG
- the fur_2 gene encoding Ferric uptake regulation protein encodes the protein MRKCWWRGKFEGAGLRLTSPRLAIIDILSKTTTHPSAEDIYLSLRQKFNNDNIGLTTVYRTLEILVNMGIVYKFDFGDGRTRYELSEGPDGYHHHHHLVCISCGRIVDYTDFIDEEKELLNRTEKGLSKKYHFQIHKHLIQFYGLCENCQINKP